A DNA window from Synchiropus splendidus isolate RoL2022-P1 chromosome 2, RoL_Sspl_1.0, whole genome shotgun sequence contains the following coding sequences:
- the LOC128753309 gene encoding protein O-GlcNAcase-like isoform X1: MATPSEEKGQTGKRRFLSGVVEGFYGRPWTMEQRTDLFKREQKLGLNTYLYAPKDDYKHRMYWRELYSAGEADQLMALISAAKKHNVEFVYAISPGLDITFSNPKEVAALKRKLDQVRQFGCLSFSLLFDDIESEMCPADKQAFSSFAHAQVALTNEIYQHLGEPETFLFCPTDYCAAFCTPDVAQSSYLHTVGDNLLPRIDILWTGPKVVSNKIPVESIDEVSSVLKRAPVIWDNIHANDYDPQRLFLGPYKDRSTELIPKLRGVLTNPNCEFHPNFVAIHSLATWCKASPDGDQRDVEMGDEEEDPCYSPQKALTLALTDWLQEFVLTDQPRVTSAGARPASSGLRKDPSEEEPMQTDMGDNPYVPGPGENPLYTAEPLTLDDLRLLSDLFYLPYEHGPKARSMLQGLDWLKTHSGALSADAAQTAEWCSRAQQFDEMCESVVQMFNRLSNAPNRNILYDLYNYICDIKSGVGMARAYVKTLGGRGRPSMQLMNDDPEPWSFRGGLSGEFQRMLPGHGSRDLFRHPPRTAVYCTRPYCPEDQVEVQRIYREMLQDTTQPPLISDSLSTGEISPSPLCALVLEDDLGLCGYTLALTDAKPAAAKIQRLISDSVFEDFPSLVTAQVLPRVTDPTPVRRMIGQLLSSVRSTGSRGVFCELRHSDRRMVDFFTKLETFKTVQTDCEHTVVMATSL, translated from the exons ATGGCTACACCGAGCGAAGAGAAGGGCCAGACCGGGAAGAGGCGCTTCCTCAGCGGGGTGGTTGAAG GTTTTTATGGGCGTCCATGGACTATGGAGCAAAGAACAGACCTTTTCAAACG GGAGCAGAAGTTGGGCCTGAACACATATCTGTACGCACCCAAGGATGACTACAAGCACAGGATGTACTGGAGAGAGCTGTACTCTGCTGGAGAAGCAG ATCAACTCATGGCTCTGATATCTGCCGCGAAAAAGCACAATGTTGAGTTCGTATACGCCATCTCTCCTGGCCTGGACATTACATTCTCCAACCCGAAAGAGGTTGCGGCTCTCAAGAGGAAGCTGGACCAG GTGAGACAGTTCGGCTGCCTCTCCTTCTCTTTACTCTTCGATGACATTGAGTCGGAGATGTGTCCAGCGGACAAACAAGCCTTCAGCTCCTTCGCACACGCTCAGGTGGCGCTCACTAATGAGATCTACCAACATTTAGGAGAACCTGAGACCTTCCTCTTCTGTCCCACCG ATTACTGTGCTGCGTTTTGCACTCCCGACGTGGCCCAGTCCTCTTACCTGCACACTGTGGGAGACAATCTGCTGCCTAGGATTGACATACTGTGGACAG GTCCAAAAGTAGTGTCCAACAAAATTCCAGTTGAGTCCATCGACGAGGTTTCGTCAGTGTTGAAGCGAGCGCCCGTCATCTGGGACAATATTCACGCCAACGACTACGACCCACAGAGGCTTTTTCTGGGACCTTACAAG GATCGTTCCACTGAGCTGATCCCGAAATTGAGAGGGGTGCTCACCAACCCCAACTGTGAGTTTCATCCGAATTTTGTCGCCATCCACTCTTTAGCGACTTGGTGCAAAGCTTCCCCCGATGGAGATCAGCGGGACGTGGAGATGG gtgatgaggaggaagatcCGTGCTACAGTCCCCAAAAAGCTCTGACGCTGGCTCTCACTGACTGGCTGCAGGAGTTTGTCCTGACAGATCAGCCCAGAG TGACCTCTGCAGGTGCTCGTCCTGCTTCGTCCGGCCTCAGAAAAGACCCCTCTGAAGAGGAGCCCATGCAGACAGACATGGGGGACAACCCCTATGTTCCAGGGCCTGGAGAGAACCCTCTATACACGGCTGAGCCACTAACTTTAGACGACCTGCGGCTGCTGTCGGACCTCTTCTACCTGCCGTACGAACACGGCCCGAAGGCCAGGAGCATGCTGCAGGGGCTGGACTGGCTAAAAACCCACAGCGGAGCCCTTTCAGCTGACGCGGCCCAG ACGGCGGAGTGGTGCTCACGTGCGCAGCAGTTCGACGAGATGTGCGAGTCGGTGGTGCAGATGTTCAACCGACTGTCCAACGCCCCCAACCGCAACATTCTCTACGACCTCTACAATTATATCTGTGACATCAAGAGCGGCGTCGGCATGGCACGGGCCTATGTGAAGACTTTGG GAGGACGGGGCCGACCCTCCATGCAGCTAATGAACGATGACCCTGAACCCTGGAGCTTTAGAGGAGGTCTCTCCGGAGAGTTCCAG AGGATGCTTCCGGGTCATGGAAGCAGGGATCTATTCAGGCATCCACCGAGGACGGCTGTGTACTGCACAAGACCCTACTGCCCAGAGGACCAG GTGGAAGTTCAGAGAATATACAGGGAGATGCTTCAGGACACAACACAGCCTCCTCTGATCAGTGACAG TCTGTCCACAGGTGAGATCTCTCCATCGCCTCTTTGTGCTCTTGTGCTGGAGGATGACTTGGGCCTGTGCGGCTACACTCTGGCTCTCACCGATGCTAAACCAGCGGCCGCCAAAATCCAG AGGTTGATAAGTGACTCTGTGTTTGAGGACTTTCCTTCACTGGTCACTGCTCAAGTGCTTCCACGAGTCACTGACCCCACACCAGTCAGGCGTATGATTGGTCAGTTGTTGTCTTCCGTACGGAGCACTG GGTCAAGGGGAGTCTTCTGTGAGCTGAGACACAGCGATCGGAGAATGGTGGATTTCTTCACCAAACTCGAAACCTTCAAAACCGTCCAAACAGACTGTGAGCATACGGTCGTCATGGCAACAAGCCTGTAG
- the LOC128753309 gene encoding protein O-GlcNAcase-like isoform X3, translating into MEQRTDLFKREQKLGLNTYLYAPKDDYKHRMYWRELYSAGEADQLMALISAAKKHNVEFVYAISPGLDITFSNPKEVAALKRKLDQVRQFGCLSFSLLFDDIESEMCPADKQAFSSFAHAQVALTNEIYQHLGEPETFLFCPTDYCAAFCTPDVAQSSYLHTVGDNLLPRIDILWTGPKVVSNKIPVESIDEVSSVLKRAPVIWDNIHANDYDPQRLFLGPYKDRSTELIPKLRGVLTNPNCEFHPNFVAIHSLATWCKASPDGDQRDVEMGDEEEDPCYSPQKALTLALTDWLQEFVLTDQPRVTSAGARPASSGLRKDPSEEEPMQTDMGDNPYVPGPGENPLYTAEPLTLDDLRLLSDLFYLPYEHGPKARSMLQGLDWLKTHSGALSADAAQTAEWCSRAQQFDEMCESVVQMFNRLSNAPNRNILYDLYNYICDIKSGVGMARAYVKTLGGRGRPSMQLMNDDPEPWSFRGGLSGEFQRMLPGHGSRDLFRHPPRTAVYCTRPYCPEDQVEVQRIYREMLQDTTQPPLISDSLSTGEISPSPLCALVLEDDLGLCGYTLALTDAKPAAAKIQRLISDSVFEDFPSLVTAQVLPRVTDPTPVRRMIGQLLSSVRSTGSRGVFCELRHSDRRMVDFFTKLETFKTVQTDCEHTVVMATSL; encoded by the exons ATGGAGCAAAGAACAGACCTTTTCAAACG GGAGCAGAAGTTGGGCCTGAACACATATCTGTACGCACCCAAGGATGACTACAAGCACAGGATGTACTGGAGAGAGCTGTACTCTGCTGGAGAAGCAG ATCAACTCATGGCTCTGATATCTGCCGCGAAAAAGCACAATGTTGAGTTCGTATACGCCATCTCTCCTGGCCTGGACATTACATTCTCCAACCCGAAAGAGGTTGCGGCTCTCAAGAGGAAGCTGGACCAG GTGAGACAGTTCGGCTGCCTCTCCTTCTCTTTACTCTTCGATGACATTGAGTCGGAGATGTGTCCAGCGGACAAACAAGCCTTCAGCTCCTTCGCACACGCTCAGGTGGCGCTCACTAATGAGATCTACCAACATTTAGGAGAACCTGAGACCTTCCTCTTCTGTCCCACCG ATTACTGTGCTGCGTTTTGCACTCCCGACGTGGCCCAGTCCTCTTACCTGCACACTGTGGGAGACAATCTGCTGCCTAGGATTGACATACTGTGGACAG GTCCAAAAGTAGTGTCCAACAAAATTCCAGTTGAGTCCATCGACGAGGTTTCGTCAGTGTTGAAGCGAGCGCCCGTCATCTGGGACAATATTCACGCCAACGACTACGACCCACAGAGGCTTTTTCTGGGACCTTACAAG GATCGTTCCACTGAGCTGATCCCGAAATTGAGAGGGGTGCTCACCAACCCCAACTGTGAGTTTCATCCGAATTTTGTCGCCATCCACTCTTTAGCGACTTGGTGCAAAGCTTCCCCCGATGGAGATCAGCGGGACGTGGAGATGG gtgatgaggaggaagatcCGTGCTACAGTCCCCAAAAAGCTCTGACGCTGGCTCTCACTGACTGGCTGCAGGAGTTTGTCCTGACAGATCAGCCCAGAG TGACCTCTGCAGGTGCTCGTCCTGCTTCGTCCGGCCTCAGAAAAGACCCCTCTGAAGAGGAGCCCATGCAGACAGACATGGGGGACAACCCCTATGTTCCAGGGCCTGGAGAGAACCCTCTATACACGGCTGAGCCACTAACTTTAGACGACCTGCGGCTGCTGTCGGACCTCTTCTACCTGCCGTACGAACACGGCCCGAAGGCCAGGAGCATGCTGCAGGGGCTGGACTGGCTAAAAACCCACAGCGGAGCCCTTTCAGCTGACGCGGCCCAG ACGGCGGAGTGGTGCTCACGTGCGCAGCAGTTCGACGAGATGTGCGAGTCGGTGGTGCAGATGTTCAACCGACTGTCCAACGCCCCCAACCGCAACATTCTCTACGACCTCTACAATTATATCTGTGACATCAAGAGCGGCGTCGGCATGGCACGGGCCTATGTGAAGACTTTGG GAGGACGGGGCCGACCCTCCATGCAGCTAATGAACGATGACCCTGAACCCTGGAGCTTTAGAGGAGGTCTCTCCGGAGAGTTCCAG AGGATGCTTCCGGGTCATGGAAGCAGGGATCTATTCAGGCATCCACCGAGGACGGCTGTGTACTGCACAAGACCCTACTGCCCAGAGGACCAG GTGGAAGTTCAGAGAATATACAGGGAGATGCTTCAGGACACAACACAGCCTCCTCTGATCAGTGACAG TCTGTCCACAGGTGAGATCTCTCCATCGCCTCTTTGTGCTCTTGTGCTGGAGGATGACTTGGGCCTGTGCGGCTACACTCTGGCTCTCACCGATGCTAAACCAGCGGCCGCCAAAATCCAG AGGTTGATAAGTGACTCTGTGTTTGAGGACTTTCCTTCACTGGTCACTGCTCAAGTGCTTCCACGAGTCACTGACCCCACACCAGTCAGGCGTATGATTGGTCAGTTGTTGTCTTCCGTACGGAGCACTG GGTCAAGGGGAGTCTTCTGTGAGCTGAGACACAGCGATCGGAGAATGGTGGATTTCTTCACCAAACTCGAAACCTTCAAAACCGTCCAAACAGACTGTGAGCATACGGTCGTCATGGCAACAAGCCTGTAG
- the LOC128753309 gene encoding protein O-GlcNAcase-like isoform X2, whose amino-acid sequence MATPSEEKGQTGKRRFLSGVVEGFYGRPWTMEQRTDLFKREQKLGLNTYLYAPKDDYKHRMYWRELYSAGEADQLMALISAAKKHNVEFVYAISPGLDITFSNPKEVAALKRKLDQVRQFGCLSFSLLFDDIESEMCPADKQAFSSFAHAQVALTNEIYQHLGEPETFLFCPTDYCAAFCTPDVAQSSYLHTVGDNLLPRIDILWTGPKVVSNKIPVESIDEVSSVLKRAPVIWDNIHANDYDPQRLFLGPYKDRSTELIPKLRGVLTNPNCEFHPNFVAIHSLATWCKASPDGDQRDVEMGDEEEDPCYSPQKALTLALTDWLQEFVLTDQPRGARPASSGLRKDPSEEEPMQTDMGDNPYVPGPGENPLYTAEPLTLDDLRLLSDLFYLPYEHGPKARSMLQGLDWLKTHSGALSADAAQTAEWCSRAQQFDEMCESVVQMFNRLSNAPNRNILYDLYNYICDIKSGVGMARAYVKTLGGRGRPSMQLMNDDPEPWSFRGGLSGEFQRMLPGHGSRDLFRHPPRTAVYCTRPYCPEDQVEVQRIYREMLQDTTQPPLISDSLSTGEISPSPLCALVLEDDLGLCGYTLALTDAKPAAAKIQRLISDSVFEDFPSLVTAQVLPRVTDPTPVRRMIGQLLSSVRSTGSRGVFCELRHSDRRMVDFFTKLETFKTVQTDCEHTVVMATSL is encoded by the exons ATGGCTACACCGAGCGAAGAGAAGGGCCAGACCGGGAAGAGGCGCTTCCTCAGCGGGGTGGTTGAAG GTTTTTATGGGCGTCCATGGACTATGGAGCAAAGAACAGACCTTTTCAAACG GGAGCAGAAGTTGGGCCTGAACACATATCTGTACGCACCCAAGGATGACTACAAGCACAGGATGTACTGGAGAGAGCTGTACTCTGCTGGAGAAGCAG ATCAACTCATGGCTCTGATATCTGCCGCGAAAAAGCACAATGTTGAGTTCGTATACGCCATCTCTCCTGGCCTGGACATTACATTCTCCAACCCGAAAGAGGTTGCGGCTCTCAAGAGGAAGCTGGACCAG GTGAGACAGTTCGGCTGCCTCTCCTTCTCTTTACTCTTCGATGACATTGAGTCGGAGATGTGTCCAGCGGACAAACAAGCCTTCAGCTCCTTCGCACACGCTCAGGTGGCGCTCACTAATGAGATCTACCAACATTTAGGAGAACCTGAGACCTTCCTCTTCTGTCCCACCG ATTACTGTGCTGCGTTTTGCACTCCCGACGTGGCCCAGTCCTCTTACCTGCACACTGTGGGAGACAATCTGCTGCCTAGGATTGACATACTGTGGACAG GTCCAAAAGTAGTGTCCAACAAAATTCCAGTTGAGTCCATCGACGAGGTTTCGTCAGTGTTGAAGCGAGCGCCCGTCATCTGGGACAATATTCACGCCAACGACTACGACCCACAGAGGCTTTTTCTGGGACCTTACAAG GATCGTTCCACTGAGCTGATCCCGAAATTGAGAGGGGTGCTCACCAACCCCAACTGTGAGTTTCATCCGAATTTTGTCGCCATCCACTCTTTAGCGACTTGGTGCAAAGCTTCCCCCGATGGAGATCAGCGGGACGTGGAGATGG gtgatgaggaggaagatcCGTGCTACAGTCCCCAAAAAGCTCTGACGCTGGCTCTCACTGACTGGCTGCAGGAGTTTGTCCTGACAGATCAGCCCAGAG GTGCTCGTCCTGCTTCGTCCGGCCTCAGAAAAGACCCCTCTGAAGAGGAGCCCATGCAGACAGACATGGGGGACAACCCCTATGTTCCAGGGCCTGGAGAGAACCCTCTATACACGGCTGAGCCACTAACTTTAGACGACCTGCGGCTGCTGTCGGACCTCTTCTACCTGCCGTACGAACACGGCCCGAAGGCCAGGAGCATGCTGCAGGGGCTGGACTGGCTAAAAACCCACAGCGGAGCCCTTTCAGCTGACGCGGCCCAG ACGGCGGAGTGGTGCTCACGTGCGCAGCAGTTCGACGAGATGTGCGAGTCGGTGGTGCAGATGTTCAACCGACTGTCCAACGCCCCCAACCGCAACATTCTCTACGACCTCTACAATTATATCTGTGACATCAAGAGCGGCGTCGGCATGGCACGGGCCTATGTGAAGACTTTGG GAGGACGGGGCCGACCCTCCATGCAGCTAATGAACGATGACCCTGAACCCTGGAGCTTTAGAGGAGGTCTCTCCGGAGAGTTCCAG AGGATGCTTCCGGGTCATGGAAGCAGGGATCTATTCAGGCATCCACCGAGGACGGCTGTGTACTGCACAAGACCCTACTGCCCAGAGGACCAG GTGGAAGTTCAGAGAATATACAGGGAGATGCTTCAGGACACAACACAGCCTCCTCTGATCAGTGACAG TCTGTCCACAGGTGAGATCTCTCCATCGCCTCTTTGTGCTCTTGTGCTGGAGGATGACTTGGGCCTGTGCGGCTACACTCTGGCTCTCACCGATGCTAAACCAGCGGCCGCCAAAATCCAG AGGTTGATAAGTGACTCTGTGTTTGAGGACTTTCCTTCACTGGTCACTGCTCAAGTGCTTCCACGAGTCACTGACCCCACACCAGTCAGGCGTATGATTGGTCAGTTGTTGTCTTCCGTACGGAGCACTG GGTCAAGGGGAGTCTTCTGTGAGCTGAGACACAGCGATCGGAGAATGGTGGATTTCTTCACCAAACTCGAAACCTTCAAAACCGTCCAAACAGACTGTGAGCATACGGTCGTCATGGCAACAAGCCTGTAG
- the LOC128753308 gene encoding peroxisome proliferator-activated receptor gamma coactivator-related protein 1-like: protein MWSSKMAAQWRKEDGGLNAGNSDFLRVNASNEFSLCGGDVVGLEMDPQSCMDHSILAIFDEPAISSEDKRGVEDETLLSALTEMLDCVEDDVEILSPFDMLPDTKLLNYQQCRDKTKEGLFVVEKPKVLNSPFITRNDSGKGKEDCQQLSKSGNQSPVKKPAQDEVEIFTSMSLVNLVKIMHPYCLKLEVEEIRGSASSHESKKSTLFSKEEVWKYKRPSGDSDEEINVVSDDDDEPLVHTEDEHGYAKKYQCKPLRSVLVNRHSPRTQLVREKKKVSFGQVHVVSYDEFLEPDCGNLRGVLEPHLAQENPSNSPEAAPELTTKASEDSPPKAKALSLQQYRQLRHKRLPPVEKQRNQTKWPSVPEPPKELTPILCLHDQNSVTPKTSWTPTDCIRISTSQDQSLTLSGPLNCLDPAGTAPRVPLPHCPTTKLSLIPQRKNAHVSKSPSKKSPSVDPPNPVLLPLTSALPKVESNSEMSALGIRSDSRRTHSEASSGPNVSEVSGATAQTTSQSTDTHLPGLTCESCPTSKSAKPKLSTVPVQSGIKVPISISPPEEPPPLLRQDQTSTCDSGIEAADVTSLLEQFEEKQAKGKHESETSNSTGTASPSQTQDRSVESGQTFLPSLMPVVAAEPSQEVQRQVDFPASVPAEVTVSTHGGRAPHRTSAVSKAIQIIDPRPLPSRKISSCTSELSTSHTCQTVSSDHDYCAPSSATLSYRVKTPSSSVKADKNHCTSARNNTFNPEDLETDLSLLDCDHPCGLPTPPPSPPSRGREKRRYRCRSRRSDSSSSSSSSSSSSSGSSSCSRSPKRSRRSHSSSGSSSRSRSPPPHYRLSCPRSGGSRSRSRSWSRSRSPSPSLAYFRQRRNVYRSSRESRKLQREHELSLQKLKAIDERRVVYVGRIRRSMTHDELRERFSQFGEVECVSLHFRDKGDHYGFVTFFHTQDAFSAIDNGVKLRRPDELPFDICFGGRRQFCKSSYADLDANRGPDLFPARSRFEELDFDSLLKEAQRGKREAAAQC from the exons ATGTGGAGCAGCAAGATGGCGGCGCAGTGGCGGAAAGAAGACGGGGGTTTAAACGCCGGTAACAGCGACTTTCTGCGCGTCAACGCCTCAAACGAG TTCAGCCTGTGTGGGGGCGACGTGGTGGGCTTGGAGATGGACCCTCAGTCGTGTATGGATCACTCCATTCTTGCCATCTTTGATGAGCCTGCAATTTCATCAGAG GACAAGAGGGGAGTGGAGGATGAGACGCTGCTGTCCGCTCTGACTGAGATGCTGGACTGTGTGGAGGATGACGTGGAGATACTGTCACCCTTCGACATGCTGCCAGACACCAAGCTGCTGAACTACCAGCAGTGCAGGGACAAGACAAAG GAAGGACTGTTCGTTGTTGAGAAACCTAAGGTTCTGAATTCCCCATTCATTACGAGAAATGATTCAGGAAAGGGAAAAGAGGACTGTCAGCAGCTCAGCAAGTCCGGAAACCAGAGTCCAGTGAAAAAACCTGCGCAGGATGAAGTGGAGATCTTCACCTCCATGTCTCTGGTCAACCTGGTGAAGATCATGCACCCGTACTGCCtgaagctggaggtggaggagataaGAGGTTCTGCATCGTCTCATGAGAGTAAGAAAAGTACGTTGTTCTCCAAAGAAGAGGTGTGGAAGTACAAGCGTCCCTCTGGCGACAGTGATGAGGAGATCAATGTTGTTTCTGATGACGACGATGAGCCTCTAGTGCACACAGAAGACGAGCATGGATATGCAAAGAAGTATCAGTGCAAACCACTGAGGAGTGTGCTGGTGAATAGACACTCTCCCAGAACTCAGCTGGtcagggagaagaagaaagtgagctTCGGCCAAGTCCACGTGGTTTCGTATGATGAATTTTTGGAGCCTGATTGTGGAAATTTAAGGGGAGTATTGGAGCCACATCTTGCTCAGGAGAATCCCAGCAACTCACCAGAGGCGGCTCCAGAACTCACCACCAAGGCCAGTGAAGACTCTCCACCCAAAGCCAAAGCGCTCAGCCTGCAACAGTACCGACAGCTGCGGCACAAGAGGCTGCCTCCCGTGGAAAAGCAGAGGAACCAAACCAAGTGGCCTTCTGTTCCAGAGCCTCCCAAGGAACTCACCCCCATTTTGTGTTTACATGACCAAAACAGTGTCACACCAAAGACCTCATGGACTCCCACAGACTGCATCAGGATCAGCACTTCACAAGACCAAAGCTTGACGCTTTCAGGTCCCCTTAACTGTTTGGACCCGGCAGGGACCGCTCCTCGCGTGCCTCTACCTCACTGTCCGACAACTAAATTGAGTCTAATTCCACAGCGCAAAAATGCGCATGTTTCTAAAAGTCCGAGCAAGAAATCACCCAGCGTAGATCCTCCAAATCCAGTACTTCTCCCCCTGACCTCGGCTCTGCCCAAGGTGGAGTCCAACTCAGAGATGAGCGCTCTGGGAATCAGATCTGACTCCAGAAGGACACATTCTGAAGCGAGTTCAGGCCCGAATGTTTCGGAAGTATCTGGTGCCACAGCACAAACCACGAGTCAGTCTACTGACACGCACTTACCTGGACTAACATGCGAGTCATGTCCAACTAGCAAGTCTGCTAAGCCTAAATTGAGTACTGTACCAGTGCAGAGTGGCATCAAGGTTCCCATCAGTATCTCGCCTCCAGAGGAGCCACCACCGTTACTTAGGCAAGACCAGACTTCCACATGTGACTCAG GAATTGAAGCTGCGGACGTCACCAGCCTGCTGGAACAATTTGAGGAGAAACAAG CTAAGGGGAAGCACGAAAGTGAGACCTCCAATTCTACTGGGACTGCTTCTCCTTCACAAACCCAGGACCGCAGTGTTGAATCGGGTCAGACCTTCCTACCCTCACTCATGCCTGTGGTGGCAGCTGAGCCCTCACAGGAAGTCCAGAGACAGGTGGACTTCCCTGCGTCTGTCCCTGCTGAGGTCACTGTGAGCACTCACGGTGGGAGAGCGCCACATCGGACCTCTGCTGTATCCAAGGCCATCCAGATCATTGACCCTCGCCCTCTCCCCAGCAGGAAGattagtagttgcacctcagaGCTTTCTACCTCTCACACATGCCAGACTGTCTCCTCAGACCATGATTACTGTGCTCCCTCAAGTGCCACTCTGAGTTACAGAGTCAAGACTCCTAGCAGCAGTGTCAAAGCTGATAAGAACCACTGTACCTCCGCTCGAAACAACACCTTCAATCCCGAGGACTTGGAGACAGACCTGTCCTTGTTAGACTGCGATCATCCATGTGGTCTCCCAACGCCCCCCCCCAGCCCGCCAAGCCGaggcagagagaagaggagataCCGCTGCAGGTCCAGGCGCTctgactccagctcctcctcttcgtcctcgtcgtcatcatcatcaggctcttcctcctgctcccgcTCTCCCAAGAGATCACG ACGGTCACATAGCAGTTCAGGTTCTTCATCTCGGTCCCGTTCCCCACCACCTCACTACAGACTGTCCTGTCCCAGATCGGGCGGCAGCAGGTCACGATCCAGGTCTTGGTCGCGGTCCAGGTCGCCATCACCATCGCTGGCTTATTTTAGGCAAAGAAGGAATGTGTACAG GAGCAGTCGAGAGAGCAGGAAACTGCAACGGGAACACGAGTTGAGCCTTCAGAAGCTCAAAGCCATT GACGAGCGCAGGGTGGTTTATGTCGGCCGCATTCGCCGGTCCATGACCCACGATGAACTGAGAGAGCGCTTCTCTCAGTTTGGTGAGGTGGAATGTGTGTCCCTGCACTTCAGAGACAAAGG CGACCATTACGGCTTTGTGACTTTCTTCCACACGCAGGATGCTTTTTCGGCTATTGACAACGGTGTGAAGCTGCGGCGGCCTGATGAGCTGCCATTCGACATCTGCTTCGGTGGAAGGAGGCAGTTTTGTAAATCAAGCTATGCTGATTTAG ATGCAAACAGAGGGCCAGACTTGTTTCCAGCTCGGAGCAGATTCGAGGAACTGGACTTTGATTCTCTGCTGAAAGAAGCCCAGAGAGGAAAAAGGGAGGCAGCGGCTCAGTGCTGA